The Mya arenaria isolate MELC-2E11 chromosome 15, ASM2691426v1 genomic sequence AAgtacgtatataaatgtaaagcagcttggtcaacatatagcagtacgtatataaatgtaacgcagcttggtcaacatatagcagtacgtatataaatgtaaagcagcttggtcaacatatagccgtacgtatataaatgtaaagcagcttggtcaacatatagcagtacgtatataaatgtaacgcagcttggtcaacatatagcagtacgtatataaatgtaaagcagcttggtcaacatatagccgtacgtatataaatgtaacgcaGCTTGGTCAACATATAGTACTAGTACTTTTGTGAAGTCACAACAGATGCACAATGCATTCAGTTGCATAGAATAAATGACATGTTTTGCAATCCTGCGGTAATACTGAATGTGTTAGTTTGATGCCCATGTTTTACTTCTAATTTgcctttatcattatttatacttttcttACCTCTATTTTGATGTAAAACGAGCTTATTTCTTAAGTAACTGAGGTAAAAGCAACAATCGAACTTTACCAAGAAAGGATTCGCCAAAAACTGGAAAACGCTGTCGTTTTATCATGATTACACgaagaaaagaaataaataaatctgcTATGTGTAAAGGTACACTAGGCAAACtcttttatatatgaaataatttaccACACGAACGAACTTGTCCGTAACATTAAGCACATCAACATTTTCAccaagtatttatatatatatataagagttTAAACTCAGGAAATAATTGAGACGATTTCATCCACATTAAAAAGTCGACATAGTGGATAATATAACACAAATTTGCTGCCAGTGGCGCTGACACCGACCCTCAAAGTAATACCAATATGTTGTCTTTTCAGGCCAAAAAAACTtgcttttatttaatgtttatattcatacagaaagaagacaTACAAACAGAAATAATGCCAAATAACACTTACACTAATAGATACAGCCTTGCATAAGGCCATAGCAATTGTTCTGTGGAGTTTGGTCGAGGAAAAATGTAGCGTACGagtaaaacagaataaaattaGGTAATAACAATAAATAGGATGGATAAGCAGCAGAAACTGAGTTTACTACGAACCTACATACGAGGTTTATGAAGGGCAATAAGCATTTGCAATGGAACATTTGCAATGGCATAACAACTCTGTCATATAAGCACGAACAATCTAAGAAAGCGTGATTTATTGTTGGGGGATACATGTCTTTTTCTGTGGAGAAAGATTGATAGCATGCACGTTTATAATGTAATTTCTGTGTAAATTCTTCATGTAGCTTTGTTTGCTCTTTAGGTTGATatgatttgttatatatttatattgaaaacctGGAGACAGAAGCTGATAAGCACACTCTCCATGACTTACATGTATGCCGATAAGCGAGCAAACACAAGTCGAAACGTTGGTcaagcaatatttttaaatattagacCATAAACAAAGTTTCAATCACTTTTGGTGTGTTCATCTAAATGAAGATGTTTTAATTctgaacttaaaaaaatgtgtctTATTGCGAGGCAAATGGAAGAAAAAATCAATAATGGAAGAAACATTACAATTCTGTCGAATCCctcggaaataaaaaaagtactgTATTTCAGTCGCAAACACATTTGGATAAGTAGGAAAAAAACACTTCCAATCACAAATAtatgatttgaatattttttgaatttcatatttctaGCTGAAGGCAAGCGATTTCCATACGGCTGAGATCGCATATTATCGTCAAAGGAGCTTACTCGGGGTgtaggagggggggggggggtaagctTATTTATAAGCTCCATTaggattgttagtcattttaggtttttggagtatagtgcacagacagattgtaaccctggttagagctaccctgcttctttaacgtgcaccagtgtatagcactgtcacacgggacccccatttaacgtccctcccggaagacgattagtattttttagtgatgcgacggggaatcgaacctgcgacccctggattgatagtaaagtatgttaccactagaccacagatCCGCCACAAGAGAAGCTTACTGCGTAGGAAACCttctttttaaagaaacagTCTAACCTATATGTGCGTTTTGAGTTCAAACTGAGAGCATACTGATGGTCAATGGTCTCTAAAGGTTTGGATATGTTTGATCTGGACGAACATGGGTTATATCTTTCAGACGCAATTCTTCATGGAAAATAGATAATTCAACCGAAACCGCAAAATACACGTGCAATTTAAGAGTTTTCGTTCTTGTCATATGAAAAGCCGTATTAAAGAAGCAACTTAATAGTTATTCTGAATGTTTATCGAAAGTGAATATTAGCcaaatattgattgtttttgaGAAAAAGACTAAATCTCTAAGATTGTTATATCTttttacaaaactattttacttCAAAGTATGCTTTTATCGTTactctttttaaatgaaatatggtaCATGACATGCATATAGAAATACTTTTCTGAACGTCAGTCTATCATTTGCTGATGTATTTTGTAATGATGGAGAATCGAGCCGTAGTTATAATCAAGACAGTTGAGCAGATGTGCTTGCTtaacaaaaagtgcatttttttctgatacatATTGAAAAAGGAAAATTCGCGAATTGACAGTCAAGAAGTCTGTCCGACTTCAAAGACTTAATGACGCAAATTACGTCAAAATCACACATCGATTAAAATGTCTGTATGATGAGCATGCCGTGTACACTATTTGTAAAGATGATTAAAGAGTATCATTTCACATTTATCGTTTTGAATTTGAACGTACCTTCTTCATAATATTCGTGAATGCATGTGCTCGATTCCTCATCGTGTTTCTGTatgaattttgataaacattCTGGAGTAGGTCTGTTCTCGACGTGTGTCTGTCTTGCTTTTTTGTGTGctcatatattttattcctttGATAATATTTGCTTGAAACGTTCACGAATGATTACTTACTTTTTAACTTCAGTTTGCCATGCTTTTATGATTTCTTgctcatatattttgttaatgttataatatttgccttataattaaataataaaattaatccttatttgttgtttaatatttaatacgAATCTACAATCTTGTGTCGAGGCCCATCTAAGGGACGGGCTCATGTAGTTCTGTATCGTGCAGATATATGTCGAGGCCCGTGTAAGGGACGGGCTCATGTTGTTCTGTATCGTGCCCGGTTATGTCGAGGCCCATGTTAGGGACGGGCTCATGTAGTGCTGTATCGTGCCTGGATATGTCGAGGCCCGTGTAAGGGACGGGCTCATGTAGTTCTGTAGCGTACCTGGGTATGTCGAGGCCCATGTAAGGGACGGGCTCATGTAGTTCTGTACCGTGCCTGGATATGTCGAGGCCCATGTAAGGGACGGGCTCATGTAGTTCTGTACCATGCCTGGATATGTCGAAGCCCGTGTAAGGGACGGGCTCATATAGTTCTGTATCGTGCCTGGGTATGTCGAGGCCCGTGTAAGGGATGGGCTCATGTAGTTCTGTATCGTGCTTGGGTATGTCGAGGCCCGTGTAAGGGACGGGCTCATGTAGTTCTGAATCGTGTCTGGGTATGTCGAGGCCCGTGTCAGGGACGGGCTCATGTAGTTCTGTAGCGTGCATGGGTATGTCGAGGCCCATGTAAGGGACGGGCTCATGTAGTTCTGTACCGTGCCTGGATATGTAGAGGCCCATGTAAGGGACGGGCTCATGTAGTTCTGTACCATGCCTGGATATGTCGAAGCCCGTGTAAGGGACGGGCTCATATAGTTCTGTATCGTGCCTTGGTATGTCGAGGCCCGTGTAAGGGATGGGCTCATGTAGTTCTGTATCGTGCTTGGGTATGTCGAGGCCCGTGTTAGGGACGGGCTCATGTAGTTCTGTATCGTGCCTGGGTATGTCGAGGCCCGTGTAAGGGACGGGCTCATGTAGTTCTGTATCGTGCCTGGGTATGTCGAGGCCCGTGTAAGGGACGGGCTTATGTAGTTCTGTATCCGGCCTTGGTATGTCGAGGCCCGTGTAAGGGACGGGCTCATGTAGTTCTGTACCATGCCTGGGTATGTCGAGGCCCGTGTAAGGGACGGGCTTATGTAGTTCTGTATCGTGCCTGGGTATGTCGAGGCCCGTGTAATGGACGGGCTCATGTAGTTCTGTATGGTGCCTGTGTATGTCCAGGCCAATGTAAGGGACGGGCTCTTGTAGTTCTGTAGCGTGCCTGGATATGTCGAGGCCCGTGTAAGGAACGGGCTCATGTAGTTCTGTAGCGTGCCTGGGTATGTCGAGGCCCATGTAAGGGACGGGCTCATGTAGTTCTGTACCGTGCCTGGATATGTCGAGGCCCGTGTAAGGGACGGGCTCATGTAGTTCTGTAGCGTGCCTGGATATGTCGAAGCCCGTGTAAGGGACGGGCTCATATAGTTCTGTATCGTGCCTTGGTATGTCGAGGCCCGTGTAAGGGACGGGCTCATGTAGTTCTGTATCGTGCTTGGGTATGTCGAGGCCCGTGTAAGGGACGGGCTCATGTAGTTCTGTATCGTGCCTGGATATGTCCAGGCCCGTGTAAGGGACGGGCTCATGAAGTTCTGTATCCGGCCTTGGTATGTCGAGGCCCATGTAAGGGACGGGCTCATGTAGTTCTGTATCGTGCTTGGGTATGTCGAGGCCCGTGTAAGGGACGGGCTCATGTAGTTCTGAATCGTGCCTGGGTATGTCGAGGCCCGTGTAAGGGACGGGCTCATGTAGTTCTGTACCGTGCCTGGATATGTAGAGGCCCATGTAAGGGACGGGCTCATGTAGTTCTGTACCATGCCTGGATATGTCGAAGCCCGTGTAAGGGACGGGCTCATATAGTTCTGTATCGTGCCTTGGTATGTCGAGGCCCGTGTAAGCGATGGGCTCATGTAGTTCTGTATCGTGCTTGGGTATGTCGAGGCCCGTGTTAGGGACGGGCTCATGTAGTTCTGTATCGTGCCTGGGTATGTCGAGGCCCGTGTAAGGGACGGGCTCATGTAGTTCTGTATCGTGCCTGGGTATGTCGAGGCCCGTGTAAGGGACGGGCTCATGTAGTTCTGTATCCGGCCTTGGTATGTCGAGGCCCGTGTAAGGGACGGGCTCATGTAGTTCTGTACCATGCCTGGGTATGTCGAGGCCCGTGTAAGGGACGGGCTTATGTAGTTCTGTATCGTGCCTGGGTATGTCGAGGCCCATGTAATGGACGGGCTCATGTAGTTCTGTATGGTGCCTGTGTATGTCGAGGCCCATGTAAGGGACGGGCTCATGTAGTTCTGTACCGTGCCTGGATATGTCGAGGCCCGTGTTAGGGACGGGCTCATGTAGTTCTGTAGCGTGCCTGGATATGTCGAAGCCAGTGTAAGGGACGGGCTAATATAGTTCTGTATCGTGCCTTGGTATGTCGAGGCCCGTGTAAGGGACGGGCTCATGTAGTTCTGTATCGTGCCTGGATATGTCGAGGCCCGTGTAAGGGACGGGCTCATGTAGTTCTGTATCCGGCCTTGGTATGTCGAGGCCCGTGTAAGGGACGGGCTCATGTAGTTTTGTACCGTGCCTGGGTATGTCGAGGCCCGTGTAAGGGACGGGCTTATGTAGTTCTGTATCGTGCCTTGATATGTCGAGGCCCGTGTAAGGGACGGGCTCATGTAGTTCTGTATCGTGCCTGGGTATGTCGAGGCCCGTGTAATGGACGGGCTCATGTAGTTCTGTATCGTGCCTTTGTATGTCGAGGCCAATGTAAGGGACGGGCTCATGTAGTTCTGTATCGTGCCTTTGTATGTCGAGGCCCATGTAAGGGACGGGCTCATTAAGTTCTGTATCGTGCCTGTGTATGTCAAGGCGCATGTAATGGACGGGCTCATGTAGTTCTGTATCGTGCCTGGGTATGTCGAGGCCCGTGTAAGGGACGGGCTCATGTTGTTCTGTAGCGTGCCTTGGTATGTCGAGGCCCGTGTAAGGGACGGGCTTATGTAGTTCTGTATCGTGCCTGGATATGTCGATGCCCGTGTAAGGGACGGGCTCATGTAGTTCTGTTTCGTGCCTGGGTATGTCGAGGCCCGTGAAATGGACGTGCTCATGTAGTTCTGTATCGTGCCTGTGTATGTCGAGGCCAATGTAAGGGACGGCTCATGTAGTTCTGTATCGTGCTTGTGTATGTCGAGGCCCATGTAAGGGACGGGCTCATTTAGTTCTGTATCGTACCTGTGTATGTCGAGGCCCATGTAAGGGACGGGATCATGTAGTTCTGTATCGTGCCTGGGTATGTCGAGGCCCGTGTAATGGACGGGCTCATTTAGTTCTGTATGGTGCCTGTGTATGTCGAGGCCAATGTAAGGGACGGGCTCATGTAGTTCTGTACCGTGCCTGGATATGTCGAGGCCCGTGTAAGAGACGGGCTCATGTAGTTCTGTAGCGTGCCTGGGTATGTCGAGGCCCATGTAAGGGATGGGCTCATGTAGTTCTGTACCGTGCCTGGATATGTCGAGGCCCGTGTAAGGGACGGGCTCATGTAGTTCTGTAGCGTGCCTGGATATGTCGAAGCCCGTGTAAGGGACGGGCTCATATAGTTCTGTATCGTGCCTTGGTATGTCGAGGCCAGTGTAAGGGACGGGCTCAAGTTGTTCTGTATCGTGCTTGGGTATGTAGAGGCCCGTGTAAGGGACGGGCTCATGTAGTTCTGTATCGTGCCTTGATATGTCGAGGCCCGTGTAAGGGACGGGCTCAAGTAGTTCTGTATCGTGCCTTGATATGTCGAGGCCAGTGTAAGGGACGGGCTCATGTAGTTCTGTATCGTGCCTTGATATGTCGAGGCCAGTGTAAGGGACGGGCTCAAGTAGTTCTGTATCGTGCTTGGGTATGTCGAGGCCCGTGTAAGGGACGGGCTCATATAGTTCTGTATCGTGCCTGGGTATGTCGAGGCCCGTGTAAGGGACGGGCTCATGTAGTTCTGTATCCGGCCTTGGTATGTCGAGGCCCGTGTAAGGGACGGGCTCATGTAGTTCTGTATGGTGCCTGGGTATGTCGAGGCCTGTGTAAGGGACGGGCTTATGTAGTTCTGTATCGTGCCTTGATATGTCGAAGCCCGTGTAAGGGACGGGCTCATGTAGTTCTGTATCGTGCCTGGGTATGTCGAGGCCCGTGTAATGGACGGGCTCATGTAGTTCTGTATCGTGCTTGGGTATGTCGAGACCCGTGTAATGGACGGGCTCATGTAGTTCTGTATCGTGCCTGGGTATGTCGAGGCCCGTGTAAGGGACGGGCTCATGTAGTTCTGTATCCGGCCTTGGTATGTCGAGGCCCGTGTAAGGGACGGGCTCATGTAGTTCTGTACCATGCCTGGGTATGTCGAGGCCCGTGTAAGGGACGGGCTTATGTAGTTCTGTATCGTGCCTGGGTATGTCGAGGCCCGTGTAATGGACGGGCTCATGTAGTTCTGTATGGTGCCTGTGTATGTCGAGGCCAATGTAAGGGACGGGCTCATGTAGTTCTGTAGAGTGCCTGGATATGTCGAGGCCCGTGTAAGGGACGGGCTCATGTAGTTCTGTATCGTGCCTGGGTATGTCGAGGCCCGTGTAAGGGACGGGCTCATGTAGTTCTGTATCCGGCCTTGGTATGTCGAGGCCCGTGTAAGGGACGGGCTCATGTAGTTCTGTACCATGCCTGGGTATGTCGAGGCCCGTGTAAGGGACGGGCTTATGTAGTTCTGTATCGTGCCTGGGTATGTCGAGGCCCGTGTAATGGACGGGCTCATGTAGTTCTGTATCGTGCCTGTGTATGTCGAGGCCAATGTAAGGGACGGGCTCATGTAGTTCTGTAGAGTGCCTGGATATGTCGAGGCCCGTGTAAGGGACGGGCTCATGTAGTTCTGTAGCGTGCCTGGATATGTCGAGGCCCATGTAAGGGACGGGCTCATGTAGTTCTGTAGCGTGCCTGGGTATGTCGAGGCCCGTGTAATGGACGGGCTCATTTAGTTCTGTATGGTGCCTGTGTATGTCGAGGCCAATATAAAGGACGGGCTCATGTAGTTCTGTAGCGTGCCTGGATATGTCGATGCCCGTGTAAGAGACGGGCTCATGTAGTTCTGTAGCGTGCCTGGGTATGTCGAGGCCCATGTAAGGGACGGGCTTATGTAGTTCTGTATCGTGCCTGGGTATGTCGAGGCCCGTGTAATGGACGGGCTCATGTAGTTCTGTATGGTGCCTGTGTATGTCGAGGCCAATGTAAGGGACGGGCTCATGTAGTTCTGTAGAGTGCCTGGATATGTCGAGGCCCGTGTAAGGGACGGGCTCATGTAGTTCTGTAGCGTGTTGGATATGTCGAGGCCCGTGTTAGGGACGGGCTCATGTAGTTCTGTAGCGTGCCTGGGTATGTCGAGGCCCGTGTAATGGACGGGCTCATTTAGTTCTGTATGGTGCCTGTGTATGTCGAGGCCAATATAAAGGACGGGCTCATGTAGTTCTGTAGCGTGCCTGGATATGTCGAGGCCCGTGTAATGGACGGGCTCATGTAGTTCTGTAGCGTGCCTGTGTATGTCGAGGCCCATGTAAGGGACGGGCTCATGTAGTTCTGTACCGTGCCTGGATATGTCGAGGCCCGTGTAAGGGACGGGCTAATGTAGTTCTGTATCGTGCCTGGGTATGTCGAGGCCCGTGTAATGGACGGTCTCATGTAGTTCTGTATGGTGCCTGTGTATGTCGAGGCCAATGTAAGGGACGGGCTCATGTAGTTCTGTACCGTGCCTGGGTATGTCGAGGCCCGTGTAAGGGACGGGCTTATGTAGTTCTGTATCGTGCCTGGGTATGTCGAGGCCCGTGTAATGGACGGGCTCATGTAGTTCTGTATGGTGCCTGTGTATGTCGAGGCCAATGTAAGGGACGGGCTCATGTAGTTCTGTAGAGTGCCTGGATATGTCGAGGCCCGTGTAAGGGACGGGCTCATGTAGTTCTGTAGCGTGTTGGATATGTCGAGGCCCGTGTAAGGGACGGGCTCATGTAGTTCTGTAGCGTGCCTGGGTATGTCGAGGCCCGTGTAATGGACGGGCTCATTTAGTTCTGTATGGTGCCTGTGTATGTCGAGGCCAATATAAAGGACGGGCTCATGTAGTTCTCTAGCGTGCCTGGATATGTCGAGGCCCGTGTAAGGGACGGGCTCATGTAGTTCTGTAGCGTGCCTGGGTATGTCGAGGCCCATGTAAGGGACGGGCTCATGTAGTTCTGTACCGTGCCTGGATATGTCGAGGCCCGTGTAAGGGACGGGCTAATGTAGTTC encodes the following:
- the LOC128220133 gene encoding coagulation factor V-like yields the protein MGLDIPRHATELHEPVPYTGLDISRHARELHEPVLYIGLDIHRHHTELNEPVHYTGLDIPRHATELHEPVPYTGLDISNTLQNYMSPSLTRASTYPGTLQNYMSPSLTLASTYTGTIQNYMSPSITRASTYPGTIQNYISPSLTRASTYPGTVQNYMSPSLTLASTYTGTIQNYMRPSITRASTYPGTIQNYISPSLTRASTYPGTVQNYMSPSLTWASTYTGTLQNYMSPSITRASTYPGTLQNYMSPSFILASTYTGTIQN